In uncultured Methanobrevibacter sp., a single window of DNA contains:
- a CDS encoding DUF6891 domain-containing protein, translated as MDKELIDEINYEIQLLIKSGFYGDDEILEIIADEFIEEDISDDLISKLLLENKENLEDLEGDSDDFLNLKSAFCDLTKENIISIHNAGYDIEEGIQDSFELFVHLRNIKFNPIGFCFYTFEDIENVIEDNSLNIAFGDFEYDEEKGLEIAKKIVKTLKGYGFEINWGQSVDEIIEIENFNWKKRYDGKDYSMDGALEDFIRLSSEENEQ; from the coding sequence ATGGATAAGGAACTGATTGATGAGATCAATTATGAAATTCAGCTATTGATCAAGAGCGGTTTTTATGGTGATGATGAGATATTGGAAATCATTGCTGATGAATTTATTGAAGAGGACATATCTGACGATTTGATTTCTAAACTCCTTTTGGAAAATAAGGAAAATCTTGAAGATTTGGAAGGAGATTCTGACGATTTCCTTAATTTGAAGAGTGCATTTTGCGATTTGACAAAGGAGAATATCATTTCCATCCATAATGCTGGCTATGACATTGAAGAGGGAATTCAGGATTCATTTGAGCTCTTTGTACATTTAAGGAATATTAAATTCAATCCTATTGGATTCTGTTTCTATACCTTTGAAGATATTGAAAATGTGATAGAGGATAATTCATTGAACATAGCTTTCGGTGATTTTGAATATGATGAAGAGAAAGGTTTGGAAATTGCTAAAAAGATTGTTAAAACCTTGAAGGGCTATGGTTTTGAAATCAATTGGGGGCAGTCCGTAGATGAGATAATTGAAATAGAGAATTTCAATTGGAAAAAGCGATATGATGGAAAGGATTATTCCATGGATGGGGCCCTTGAAGATTTTATTAGATTAAGCAGTGAAGAAAATGAACAATAG